One genomic segment of Arthrobacter sp. zg-Y1110 includes these proteins:
- a CDS encoding DUF2469 domain-containing protein, which produces MSAEDLENYETDMELQLYREYRDVVGLFSYVVETERRFYLANHVDLQARSADGEIYFDLTLQDAWVWDVYRSARFVKSVRVITFKDVNVEELTRNDDLTLPKADEL; this is translated from the coding sequence ATGAGCGCCGAAGACCTTGAGAACTATGAAACGGACATGGAGCTCCAGCTGTACCGGGAGTACCGCGACGTCGTAGGCCTCTTCAGCTACGTGGTGGAAACCGAACGGCGCTTTTACCTGGCCAACCATGTGGACCTGCAGGCACGGTCTGCCGACGGCGAGATCTACTTCGACCTCACGCTTCAGGACGCATGGGTCTGGGACGTCTACCGGTCCGCACGGTTCGTCAAAAGCGTACGGGTGATCACCTTCAAGGACGTCAACGTTGAGGAATTGACCCGCAACGACGACCTCACACTGCCGAAGGCCGACGAACTGTAA
- a CDS encoding SDR family oxidoreductase codes for MDTAGRVALVTGGSGGIGAAVVRRLALNGYSVGVHCARNRATADGIVADIAAGGGLALAVGGDVGDEPAMAAAFDAVEKAFGGLDVVVNTAGIMLLSPIAELDLADLDRMHHTNIRGTFVVSQQAARRVRPGGAIINFSTTVRRTQYPGYGAYVASKAAVEGMTLILARELRGRDITVNAVAPGPTATPLFLDGKDEATVERLAEAAPLGRLGQPEDIAETVAFLAGPGRWVNGQVVYANGGLA; via the coding sequence ATGGATACTGCGGGACGGGTTGCCCTGGTGACCGGAGGATCCGGCGGGATCGGAGCGGCCGTGGTCCGACGGCTCGCGTTGAACGGCTATTCGGTGGGTGTGCACTGCGCGCGGAACCGAGCGACAGCGGACGGGATTGTTGCCGACATTGCCGCCGGGGGCGGACTTGCCTTGGCAGTCGGCGGGGATGTGGGAGACGAGCCCGCGATGGCCGCCGCGTTCGACGCCGTCGAGAAAGCGTTCGGTGGCCTGGACGTGGTGGTCAATACCGCAGGCATCATGCTCCTTTCCCCTATCGCGGAGCTGGATCTGGCGGACCTGGACCGTATGCACCACACGAATATCCGGGGAACGTTCGTGGTCTCGCAGCAGGCGGCCCGTCGGGTCCGTCCGGGTGGAGCGATCATTAACTTTTCGACCACCGTCCGGCGCACCCAATACCCCGGTTACGGCGCCTATGTGGCCTCCAAGGCTGCGGTGGAAGGGATGACGCTGATCCTGGCGCGGGAACTGCGGGGACGGGACATCACAGTCAACGCGGTGGCACCCGGGCCGACAGCCACGCCGCTGTTCCTGGACGGCAAAGACGAGGCCACCGTCGAGCGGCTGGCCGAGGCGGCGCCGCTGGGGCGCCTGGGCCAGCCCGAAGACATTGCCGAAACCGTCGCTTTCCTTGCCGGACCTGGGCGCTGGGTCAACGGCCAGGTGGTCTACGCCAACGGGGGGCTGGCCTGA
- a CDS encoding ribonuclease HII produces the protein MSSTAKPPTLRYERTFAASGHRILAGCDEVGRGALAGPVSVGMVAVDLATVRSLKGVRDSKLLSVADRNTLVPQIKKWALAWGVGHASAAEIDLHGLTVALRLAGTRAWDQMCSTLRPDVVLLDGNYNWLSPERQGSLFDDPDEPAGGCTAPVHTRIKADMQCLSVAAASVLAKVERDAMMVEFAASNPHYAWEINKGYATESHRAAIDVHGPTPLHRMSWRLGSKPRPGEPVLEPEDDLSTVGG, from the coding sequence GTGAGTTCCACCGCCAAGCCGCCGACCCTTCGGTATGAGCGCACCTTCGCTGCCTCCGGGCACCGGATCCTGGCCGGCTGCGACGAAGTGGGCCGCGGCGCCCTGGCCGGACCGGTGTCCGTAGGGATGGTGGCCGTGGACCTGGCTACTGTGCGTTCCCTAAAGGGAGTGCGGGACAGCAAGCTGCTTTCCGTTGCTGACCGGAATACGCTGGTTCCGCAGATCAAGAAATGGGCCCTGGCCTGGGGCGTGGGCCATGCCAGTGCAGCGGAGATCGACCTGCACGGGCTGACCGTCGCCCTTCGCCTGGCCGGAACGCGCGCCTGGGACCAGATGTGCTCAACCCTGCGTCCCGACGTCGTACTCCTGGACGGCAACTACAACTGGCTCTCGCCCGAGCGGCAGGGCAGCCTGTTCGACGATCCCGATGAACCGGCCGGAGGCTGCACGGCACCGGTGCACACCCGGATCAAGGCGGATATGCAGTGCCTGAGCGTAGCCGCCGCCAGCGTGCTGGCGAAGGTGGAACGCGACGCCATGATGGTAGAGTTTGCCGCTTCGAACCCGCACTATGCGTGGGAGATCAACAAGGGTTATGCCACCGAGTCGCACCGCGCGGCCATCGACGTCCACGGACCCACGCCGCTGCACCGCATGTCCTGGCGGCTGGGCTCCAAGCCCCGCCCGGGTGAACCGGTGCTGGAACCGGAAGACGACTTGAGCACAGTTGGGGGATGA
- a CDS encoding GNAT family N-acetyltransferase yields the protein MAFAIPLLSDDFLLLRPHTAADLDAVHARCIDPVSVQWTTIPLGYTPEMAQQYLAAISVPQDNAVSWALDVGGSYAGTIDLRFEGAASGSLGFVTSPEYRGRGLMSRAVRLAVGHAFEDLDWDVVTWKANAGNTGSYKTVWRCGFPPPIAVPYLLNHRGTMVEGWISSLARNDPRSPSVSWENTEAELTVRRPSAV from the coding sequence ATGGCTTTCGCGATCCCGCTGCTCAGCGACGACTTCCTCCTGCTCCGTCCACACACGGCTGCCGACCTCGACGCCGTGCACGCCCGCTGCATCGACCCCGTGTCGGTCCAGTGGACCACCATTCCGCTGGGCTACACGCCGGAGATGGCGCAGCAGTACCTGGCGGCTATCTCGGTACCGCAGGATAACGCCGTGTCCTGGGCGCTCGACGTCGGCGGCAGCTATGCAGGCACCATCGACCTGCGCTTCGAAGGTGCAGCTTCCGGTTCGCTGGGATTCGTCACGTCGCCGGAATACCGCGGCCGCGGCCTGATGTCCCGCGCGGTCCGGCTGGCAGTGGGCCACGCCTTCGAGGACCTGGACTGGGATGTGGTCACGTGGAAGGCGAATGCGGGAAACACCGGCAGCTATAAGACCGTCTGGCGCTGCGGTTTCCCGCCGCCGATCGCGGTGCCTTACCTGCTGAACCACCGCGGAACGATGGTTGAGGGCTGGATTTCCAGCCTCGCCCGGAATGACCCAAGGAGCCCATCCGTCAGCTGGGAGAACACAGAGGCGGAACTTACAGTTCGTCGGCCTTCGGCAGTGTGA
- the rplS gene encoding 50S ribosomal protein L19: MHILDSVDAASLRTDIPEFRAGDTVKVHVNIIEGKNTRVQVFQGFVLKRQGDGLRATFTVRKVSFGVGVERTFPVHSPVIDKLEVVSKGDVRRAKLYYMRDLRGKAAKIKEKRDFRPAK, encoded by the coding sequence ATGCACATCCTAGATTCTGTTGACGCAGCGTCCCTGCGTACGGACATCCCCGAGTTCCGCGCCGGTGACACGGTCAAGGTTCACGTAAACATCATCGAAGGCAAGAACACCCGTGTTCAGGTCTTCCAGGGCTTCGTGCTCAAGCGCCAGGGCGATGGCCTCCGCGCGACCTTCACGGTCCGCAAGGTTAGCTTCGGCGTCGGCGTTGAGCGTACCTTCCCGGTACACTCCCCGGTCATCGACAAGCTCGAGGTCGTCTCCAAGGGTGACGTCCGCCGCGCGAAGCTGTACTACATGCGCGATCTGCGCGGCAAGGCAGCCAAGATCAAGGAAAAGCGCGACTTCCGTCCCGCCAAGTAA
- a CDS encoding 2'-5' RNA ligase family protein, with protein MPESRRGFDANLRLYAQMQPDGPSLAHLLSLQESLPAGTRLVPRKQLHLTLIHFGKVLDVHRAVNAQTGISRSAYEQLLAGYVARTEALLPAVSFRLGPVGFAGFGTRGSTLVVEYLPTPDLALLHRDLYRELVGFLGAAGIRDTAAFIAGDPNFIHAGTLRPHISLARGFAGALPSLQLESVTLQPMPVVYPGH; from the coding sequence ATGCCCGAGTCCCGGCGTGGCTTCGACGCCAACCTCCGCCTGTACGCACAGATGCAGCCCGACGGTCCGTCACTGGCCCACCTGCTGTCCCTGCAGGAGTCGTTGCCGGCCGGCACCCGGCTGGTGCCGCGGAAACAGCTGCACCTGACGCTGATCCACTTCGGGAAGGTGCTGGACGTGCACCGGGCCGTCAATGCCCAAACCGGGATTTCACGTTCTGCCTACGAGCAGCTGCTCGCCGGGTACGTGGCCCGGACCGAGGCGCTGCTGCCCGCGGTTTCCTTCCGGCTGGGACCGGTGGGGTTTGCCGGGTTCGGTACGCGCGGCTCGACCTTAGTAGTGGAGTATCTGCCGACGCCGGATCTCGCTTTGCTGCATCGGGACCTGTATCGCGAGCTGGTGGGTTTCCTCGGCGCCGCCGGCATTCGGGATACCGCGGCCTTCATAGCCGGTGATCCGAACTTCATACATGCCGGGACACTGCGCCCGCACATCTCCCTGGCACGGGGGTTTGCGGGCGCCCTGCCCTCGCTGCAGCTGGAATCCGTGACCCTGCAGCCGATGCCGGTGGTGTACCCCGGGCACTGA
- a CDS encoding YifB family Mg chelatase-like AAA ATPase: MGLGRTYGVGLVGLQGRIVEIEADIGQSLPSFILLGLPDASLNEARDRVKSAAKNAGLPLSRRRITVNLMPADVPKHGSGFDLAIVVAALCAGGVLRSPGRCIFLAELGLDSRLRPIRGVLPAVMAAVAAGFTDFAVAAENAEEAALVPAARVRGYSCLAEVAADLGADPEQLSFPLPVARTGQDPEHEEGPAEARIPDLADVAGQAEARFAVEVAAAGAHHLLMTGPPGAGKTMLAERLPGILPDLSDDQAMEVTAIHSLAWQGRPCRQLLRRPPFESPHHTASTAAVIGGGSGIPRPGAASRAHRGVLFLDEAPEYERRVLDGLRQPLESGELVLHRAAGTAVYPARFQLVLAANPCPCGLATGKGIECTCTSTQRRRYFSRLSGPLLDRVDLQLSVQRVSLVDYFAAETAEASSTVAARVQEARRLQRERLQPLGCETNAEVPGTLLRDSLRPPSKATSALDRAMDRQLLTARGYDRVLRVAWTVADLAGHGSPDADDVGQALAFRRQGAAA; encoded by the coding sequence ATGGGGCTTGGACGGACCTACGGGGTCGGGCTGGTCGGCCTGCAGGGGAGGATCGTCGAGATTGAAGCCGACATCGGCCAGTCCCTTCCGTCCTTTATCCTGCTGGGGCTGCCGGACGCCTCCTTGAACGAGGCGCGCGACCGGGTGAAGTCGGCGGCAAAGAACGCCGGACTCCCGCTGAGCCGGCGCCGCATCACGGTCAATCTGATGCCTGCGGATGTACCGAAGCACGGCTCCGGCTTCGACCTGGCCATAGTCGTGGCTGCACTCTGCGCCGGTGGTGTCCTGCGCAGCCCGGGACGCTGCATCTTCCTGGCAGAACTCGGGCTGGACAGCCGGCTTCGGCCGATCCGGGGCGTACTTCCGGCTGTTATGGCTGCGGTTGCGGCCGGCTTCACGGACTTTGCCGTGGCGGCGGAGAACGCAGAGGAGGCTGCACTGGTCCCTGCGGCCCGCGTGCGGGGATACTCCTGCCTGGCCGAGGTGGCCGCCGACCTCGGTGCGGACCCCGAGCAGCTTAGTTTTCCACTGCCGGTGGCCCGTACCGGCCAAGATCCGGAACACGAAGAGGGTCCGGCTGAAGCCCGGATTCCCGACCTTGCGGACGTGGCGGGGCAGGCAGAGGCCCGCTTCGCTGTCGAGGTGGCCGCGGCAGGAGCACACCATCTGTTGATGACCGGGCCGCCGGGCGCCGGGAAGACCATGCTGGCCGAGCGGTTGCCCGGCATCCTGCCGGACCTTTCCGATGACCAGGCAATGGAAGTCACCGCCATTCACTCCCTCGCCTGGCAGGGACGCCCCTGCCGCCAGCTGCTCCGCAGGCCCCCGTTCGAGAGTCCGCACCACACCGCGTCCACGGCAGCGGTGATCGGCGGCGGTTCAGGCATTCCGCGTCCCGGCGCTGCCTCCCGTGCCCACCGCGGCGTGTTGTTCCTCGATGAGGCTCCCGAGTATGAGCGGCGGGTCCTGGACGGCCTGCGCCAGCCGCTTGAAAGCGGCGAGCTTGTCCTGCACCGTGCAGCGGGTACAGCCGTGTATCCGGCACGATTCCAGCTGGTCCTTGCCGCCAATCCCTGCCCCTGCGGACTCGCAACCGGTAAGGGAATCGAGTGCACCTGTACCTCCACACAGCGGCGCCGGTATTTCAGCCGGCTCTCCGGTCCGCTGCTGGATCGGGTGGACCTGCAGCTCTCCGTTCAGCGGGTCTCCCTGGTCGACTACTTCGCCGCAGAGACTGCGGAGGCGAGCTCGACGGTGGCGGCACGCGTGCAGGAGGCGCGGCGGCTCCAACGGGAACGGCTTCAGCCACTGGGATGCGAAACCAATGCCGAGGTTCCCGGCACCTTGCTGCGGGACAGCCTGCGGCCGCCGAGCAAAGCAACGTCGGCCCTGGACCGGGCCATGGACCGCCAACTCCTGACGGCTCGGGGCTACGACAGGGTATTGCGGGTGGCCTGGACCGTCGCCGATCTTGCCGGGCACGGAAGCCCGGACGCCGACGACGTCGGGCAGGCCCTCGCTTTCCGCCGGCAGGGAGCTGCGGCATGA
- the lepB gene encoding signal peptidase I, translated as MSQQPDQSPDGTPGSGEQRDHAAHSTAPKEKKRGFGAWLREVLTIVVIALVLSFLIKTFLFRAFYIPSGSMEETLEINDRIFVNLLVPEPMDLNRGDVVVFKDTKGWLPETAEKETNPVKDALTFVGLLPDESQQHLVKRVIGTEGDHVVCCDADGRITVNGEPLDEPYLYPGAAPSDIPFDVVVPEGKVWVMGDHRNASADSREHQYGEGGGFVDVEDIEGKAVVTAWPLNRVGGVDDYSEVFEDVPEPSGSK; from the coding sequence ATGTCGCAGCAACCGGACCAGTCCCCTGACGGGACGCCCGGCTCCGGGGAGCAGCGGGACCACGCAGCGCACTCGACCGCACCGAAGGAAAAGAAACGCGGTTTCGGCGCCTGGCTGCGTGAAGTCCTCACGATCGTGGTGATAGCCCTGGTGCTGTCGTTCCTGATCAAGACCTTCCTTTTCCGGGCGTTTTACATCCCCTCGGGGTCCATGGAAGAGACGCTGGAAATCAACGACCGGATCTTCGTCAACCTTCTGGTCCCTGAACCGATGGACCTGAACCGCGGCGATGTCGTGGTCTTCAAGGACACCAAGGGCTGGCTGCCGGAGACCGCGGAGAAGGAAACGAATCCGGTCAAGGATGCCCTGACCTTTGTGGGCCTGCTCCCCGACGAGTCCCAGCAGCACCTGGTCAAGCGTGTCATCGGCACCGAAGGAGACCACGTGGTCTGCTGTGATGCCGACGGCAGGATCACCGTCAACGGCGAACCCCTGGACGAGCCCTACCTGTACCCCGGCGCCGCACCCTCCGACATCCCGTTTGACGTGGTTGTCCCCGAGGGCAAGGTCTGGGTGATGGGGGATCACCGCAACGCCTCTGCGGATTCCCGCGAACACCAGTACGGTGAGGGCGGCGGTTTCGTAGACGTGGAGGACATTGAGGGCAAGGCCGTAGTGACGGCTTGGCCGCTGAACCGCGTCGGCGGGGTCGACGACTATTCGGAAGTCTTCGAGGACGTCCCGGAACCGAGCGGCAGCAAGTGA
- the rimM gene encoding ribosome maturation factor RimM (Essential for efficient processing of 16S rRNA) has product MQLQVARIGKPHGIRGEVTVQVLTDAPEDRFVPGTELTVEPAAKGPLTVISARWNKDILLLGFEEITDRNGAEELRGVKLFIDTETVDEDDDEGWYEHELVGLKARVGDDVVGTVSGLRTLTVQDLLVVEDGRGEEILVPFVEAIVPEVNIEDGYVLLTPPEGLFELNKPEDKKDAAPADTKEAGQ; this is encoded by the coding sequence ATGCAGTTACAGGTGGCACGCATCGGCAAGCCGCACGGCATCCGCGGTGAAGTGACCGTCCAGGTGCTGACCGACGCACCCGAGGACCGCTTTGTCCCGGGCACGGAGCTCACCGTAGAGCCGGCTGCCAAGGGCCCGCTGACGGTGATCAGTGCGCGTTGGAACAAGGACATCCTGCTGCTGGGCTTCGAAGAAATCACGGACCGCAACGGCGCAGAGGAACTGCGCGGCGTGAAGCTGTTCATCGACACCGAAACGGTGGACGAGGACGACGACGAGGGCTGGTACGAACACGAACTGGTGGGCCTGAAGGCACGGGTGGGCGACGACGTCGTCGGCACCGTCAGCGGCCTGCGCACCCTCACCGTCCAGGACCTGCTGGTGGTTGAGGACGGCCGCGGCGAGGAAATCCTCGTACCGTTCGTCGAGGCCATCGTTCCGGAAGTCAATATCGAGGACGGCTATGTCCTGCTCACTCCGCCGGAGGGGCTCTTTGAGCTGAATAAGCCCGAGGACAAGAAGGACGCGGCCCCGGCCGACACGAAGGAAGCCGGGCAGTAA
- the dprA gene encoding DNA-processing protein DprA produces MSTDDVLVARAALSRLFEPSDTVGLALVAAAGPVQALQIATGAVGTPPDLAAETARFLFPGGGQGSVLAEGLKRWAPRVADLAPDRDLDAIRRLGGELLVPEDPRWPESLRHLQLEMPLCLWVRGDLERGLPELDRTVAVVGSRDATGYGLSIAGDIAAGLVNRGYTVVSGGAYGIDAQAHRAALGSASTDATPTLAVMACGADRFYPAGNEDLLRAVAERGLLLSEVPPGSAPTRWRFLQRNRIIAALSAVTVVVEARWRSGALNTAHHAAGLGREVGAVPGSVYSANSAGCHRLLRDGSAVCVTDAQEVAELAGPLRDVPPGEPGGPGSRAGDSRAGVRRADHDGLPVEDLLLLDALPVRSGTTIEKLATVAGLSLQGVRAGLARLELEGLAVRTEGDQWRRGRR; encoded by the coding sequence ATGAGTACCGATGACGTGCTGGTCGCACGGGCGGCGTTGTCGAGGCTGTTCGAACCTTCAGATACCGTGGGCCTGGCCCTCGTGGCGGCCGCCGGTCCGGTCCAGGCGCTGCAGATCGCCACCGGAGCGGTGGGCACACCGCCGGATCTTGCCGCCGAAACGGCACGCTTCCTATTCCCGGGCGGCGGCCAGGGAAGCGTCCTGGCAGAGGGATTGAAGAGGTGGGCCCCGCGGGTAGCGGATCTGGCGCCGGACCGGGACCTGGACGCGATCCGCCGTCTGGGTGGGGAACTCCTGGTTCCGGAGGATCCCCGTTGGCCCGAGTCATTGCGCCACCTGCAGCTGGAAATGCCGTTGTGTCTCTGGGTGCGGGGAGACCTGGAGCGTGGCCTGCCGGAACTGGACCGGACTGTGGCAGTAGTGGGTTCCCGGGACGCCACCGGATACGGGCTGTCCATAGCGGGGGACATTGCAGCGGGGCTGGTCAACCGCGGGTACACCGTGGTCTCCGGAGGCGCCTACGGCATCGATGCCCAGGCACATCGCGCCGCGCTCGGATCTGCATCCACTGATGCCACGCCCACGCTAGCGGTCATGGCGTGCGGTGCGGACCGGTTCTACCCGGCCGGCAACGAGGACCTGCTTCGCGCCGTCGCGGAGCGCGGGCTGCTGCTGTCCGAAGTGCCGCCGGGATCTGCCCCCACCCGCTGGAGATTCCTGCAGCGGAACCGGATCATCGCTGCGCTGAGCGCCGTCACTGTGGTGGTGGAGGCCCGGTGGAGATCCGGAGCGCTGAACACTGCCCACCATGCCGCCGGGTTAGGGCGGGAAGTCGGTGCGGTGCCGGGCTCCGTGTACTCGGCCAACTCTGCCGGATGCCACCGGCTGCTGCGCGACGGCAGCGCAGTCTGCGTGACCGATGCCCAGGAAGTGGCGGAACTGGCCGGGCCGCTCCGTGATGTCCCGCCGGGAGAGCCGGGCGGCCCCGGCAGTCGGGCAGGGGACAGTCGGGCAGGAGTCCGCCGGGCAGATCATGACGGACTGCCAGTGGAGGACCTGCTGCTGCTGGATGCGCTGCCCGTGCGCAGCGGAACGACCATCGAGAAACTGGCCACCGTCGCAGGGCTGTCCCTGCAAGGAGTGCGCGCCGGGCTGGCACGGCTGGAATTGGAAGGACTGGCCGTACGGACCGAAGGAGACCAGTGGCGCCGTGGCCGGCGTTAG
- the trmD gene encoding tRNA (guanosine(37)-N1)-methyltransferase TrmD has product MRIDVVSIFPEYLAALELSLIGKARQEGLLDLAVHDLREFTTDRHRTVDDTPYGGGAGMVMKPEPWAAALDAVAGDGDERPVLIVPSPAGAVFTQAMAYELAEEKHLVFACGRYEGIDERVLEWAGERFDVRPVSLGDYVLNGGEVAVLAMVEAVGRLVPGVVGNPESLVEESHSDGLLEYPVYTKPSAWRERAVPEVLLSGNHGKIARFRRDEQLRRTAARRPDLIEKLDAASLDKADRATLAALGYEIRDGRVCPPA; this is encoded by the coding sequence GTGCGCATCGATGTCGTCAGTATTTTCCCGGAGTATCTGGCAGCCCTTGAGCTGTCCCTGATCGGCAAGGCCCGGCAGGAAGGCCTGCTGGACCTGGCCGTGCATGACCTGCGGGAGTTCACCACCGATCGGCACCGTACCGTGGATGACACCCCCTACGGCGGGGGAGCGGGCATGGTCATGAAGCCCGAGCCCTGGGCCGCCGCGCTGGACGCGGTGGCGGGCGACGGCGACGAGCGGCCGGTCTTGATCGTCCCCTCGCCGGCCGGTGCAGTCTTCACGCAGGCCATGGCCTACGAGCTGGCCGAGGAGAAGCACCTTGTTTTCGCCTGCGGCCGCTACGAAGGAATCGACGAGCGGGTGCTGGAATGGGCCGGGGAACGCTTTGACGTCCGTCCCGTCAGCCTCGGAGACTACGTGCTCAACGGCGGAGAGGTCGCGGTGCTTGCCATGGTCGAGGCCGTAGGCAGGCTGGTGCCCGGCGTCGTCGGGAATCCCGAGTCCCTGGTGGAGGAATCCCACTCGGACGGGCTGCTGGAATACCCGGTCTACACCAAGCCCTCGGCCTGGCGCGAGCGTGCCGTCCCGGAGGTCCTGCTCAGCGGCAACCACGGCAAGATCGCCCGGTTCCGGCGGGACGAACAGCTGCGGCGCACCGCGGCACGCCGGCCCGATCTGATCGAAAAGCTCGACGCCGCGTCGCTGGACAAGGCCGACCGGGCCACTTTGGCGGCTCTGGGCTACGAAATACGCGACGGCAGGGTCTGCCCGCCCGCCTGA
- a CDS encoding YraN family protein, giving the protein MVDMKAKDILGSRGEELAARYLTEAGLRIIDRNWRCPEGEIDLVAVDGATLVVVEVKTRSSLDFGHPFEAIGQDKVARLYQLAGAWARANSRYFTHRRIDAVSILDDGANPPVVEHLRGIS; this is encoded by the coding sequence GTGGTGGACATGAAAGCCAAAGACATCCTGGGAAGCCGCGGAGAAGAACTGGCGGCGCGGTACCTGACCGAAGCCGGGCTTCGCATCATCGACCGGAACTGGCGGTGTCCCGAGGGGGAGATCGACCTGGTCGCCGTGGACGGGGCCACCCTGGTGGTGGTCGAAGTGAAAACGCGTTCCTCGCTGGACTTCGGACACCCCTTCGAAGCGATCGGGCAGGATAAGGTCGCCCGCCTCTACCAGCTGGCAGGGGCCTGGGCTCGGGCCAACAGCCGCTACTTCACCCACCGCCGGATCGACGCAGTCTCGATTCTCGACGACGGCGCCAATCCACCCGTCGTGGAGCACCTGAGGGGAATCTCCTGA
- a CDS encoding RNA-binding protein, producing the protein MLAEALEHLVRGIVDSPEDVKVSAKSNRRGETLEVRVHQDDLGRVIGRQGRTARALRTVIAALANGEQVRVDVVDTDRRR; encoded by the coding sequence TTGCTCGCTGAAGCGCTGGAGCACCTCGTGCGCGGAATCGTTGACAGTCCTGAGGACGTCAAGGTTTCCGCCAAGAGCAACCGCCGTGGGGAAACCCTCGAGGTTCGGGTTCACCAGGACGACCTCGGCCGGGTCATCGGCAGGCAGGGACGGACCGCACGCGCACTGCGCACGGTCATCGCAGCCCTTGCCAACGGTGAGCAGGTCCGAGTGGACGTAGTGGACACGGACCGGCGCCGCTGA
- the lepB gene encoding signal peptidase I yields the protein MTAASASGGPSAKHTKRRPRFVGWRFVLCALAAAVILAALVRAFLFDVFYIPSDSMQPLLEPGDRILVSRTAYDSAEIRRGDVVVFDGRGSLAPLHSGRPALADAAVTVGRWVGLAGSDTVYVKRVVGVAGDRVSCCTDGDPRITINGTPMEEPYVYSGDAPSDHAFDVVVPEGRLWLMGDHRSVSADSRSLLGAPGGGLISTERVIGQAQRILWPLERGTNIDRLSLGAEWNTEK from the coding sequence TTGACTGCAGCATCCGCCTCCGGGGGTCCCTCCGCGAAGCACACGAAACGCCGGCCCCGGTTTGTGGGCTGGCGTTTTGTGCTATGTGCTCTCGCCGCGGCCGTGATCCTCGCCGCCCTCGTGCGGGCATTCCTGTTCGACGTCTTCTACATCCCCTCGGATTCCATGCAGCCGCTGCTCGAACCCGGCGACCGGATCCTCGTCTCCCGCACCGCCTACGATTCGGCTGAGATCCGGCGCGGCGATGTGGTGGTGTTCGACGGCCGGGGCTCGCTGGCGCCGCTGCACAGCGGGCGTCCGGCACTGGCCGACGCCGCAGTCACCGTGGGGCGCTGGGTCGGGCTGGCCGGCAGCGACACCGTCTATGTAAAGCGGGTTGTCGGTGTGGCGGGGGACAGGGTGAGCTGCTGCACGGACGGGGATCCACGGATAACCATCAACGGAACTCCCATGGAGGAGCCGTACGTTTACTCTGGAGACGCTCCCAGCGACCATGCGTTCGACGTCGTCGTTCCCGAAGGCAGGCTGTGGCTGATGGGGGACCACCGGTCCGTTTCGGCGGATTCCCGGTCCCTGCTGGGAGCTCCCGGCGGCGGCCTGATCTCCACGGAACGGGTGATCGGACAGGCCCAGCGGATTCTTTGGCCGCTCGAGCGCGGCACCAATATTGACCGGCTATCCTTAGGAGCCGAGTGGAACACGGAGAAATAA
- a CDS encoding LPXTG cell wall anchor domain-containing protein encodes MAETTQPSGSPSAEVSVTETGIYLYRKVDAKKPAAWENSGEQTFLAKQPGHQWFTDVTSLVPLVPFEVCGPGWAVQQDVLEFEGTYEWPKNLLYPNPFPGDPDLLASQHQELEELMTVPDCAPTPTPTPEPTDPPSETPTPTPTDTPSSTPTPTPTDTPTKPPAGAVTPTPTATPSETPSETPAGSVTPPGSGSTPPAPGTTDPGIQVAGNPSPRVPDAGLAHTGAGGTWLAVAGAAILAVGAVLVVIARRRKA; translated from the coding sequence ATGGCCGAAACAACTCAGCCGAGCGGGTCTCCCTCGGCGGAGGTTTCCGTGACGGAAACGGGAATCTACTTGTACCGGAAGGTAGACGCGAAGAAGCCGGCCGCCTGGGAGAACTCGGGTGAACAAACCTTCCTGGCCAAGCAGCCCGGACACCAGTGGTTCACCGATGTAACGTCCCTGGTCCCCTTGGTTCCATTCGAGGTGTGCGGTCCCGGCTGGGCCGTCCAGCAAGACGTACTCGAGTTCGAAGGCACTTATGAGTGGCCGAAGAACCTCCTTTATCCCAACCCCTTCCCCGGAGATCCGGACCTGTTGGCCTCCCAGCATCAGGAGCTTGAGGAGTTGATGACGGTTCCCGATTGCGCTCCGACGCCGACACCGACGCCGGAACCTACGGATCCCCCGTCCGAGACGCCGACGCCGACACCTACGGACACTCCGTCCTCGACGCCCACGCCGACCCCCACTGACACCCCGACCAAACCACCGGCAGGTGCGGTAACGCCAACACCGACGGCCACCCCGTCCGAAACCCCGTCGGAGACCCCGGCAGGTTCGGTAACCCCGCCCGGTTCGGGCAGCACCCCGCCGGCCCCGGGCACCACGGACCCCGGGATCCAGGTTGCCGGCAACCCCAGCCCCCGCGTTCCCGATGCAGGGCTTGCCCACACGGGCGCCGGCGGAACGTGGCTTGCCGTTGCCGGCGCGGCCATCCTGGCTGTCGGAGCGGTACTGGTGGTCATTGCCCGCCGCAGGAAGGCCTAG